The Pseudomonas fluorescens genome includes a window with the following:
- a CDS encoding DeoR/GlpR family DNA-binding transcription regulator has product MTSPHEAFPGERQQLISQRLARYGRVIAADLASEFNVSEHSIRRDLGVLAAAGLCKRVYGGAILVPAAEGSLDVRVRKDPARKGSLGQAAAALLRAGQHVFIDAGSTNLAIAGAIDPGLQLTLSTNSPLIAVQLMKLPRAEVILLGGRLNPIAGGVIGLTAVEQLRQFSYDVCFLGACAIDPDNGVTAFGLEDAEFKRAVVAASGQVITAVTNEKLSSVAHYQVVSCEEVAALVVEHDAPRERLEPFYDRVTNVVTSVREQLRS; this is encoded by the coding sequence ATGACTTCTCCCCACGAAGCGTTCCCCGGTGAACGCCAGCAATTGATCAGCCAGCGTCTCGCCCGGTATGGCCGGGTGATCGCGGCTGACCTGGCCAGCGAATTCAATGTGTCCGAACACTCGATCCGGCGTGACCTGGGGGTATTGGCCGCGGCGGGGTTATGCAAGCGCGTTTATGGCGGCGCGATACTTGTGCCGGCTGCCGAAGGGTCGCTGGATGTACGCGTGCGTAAAGACCCGGCACGCAAGGGCAGCCTCGGCCAAGCGGCCGCTGCTTTGCTGCGCGCGGGCCAGCACGTGTTCATCGATGCTGGGTCGACGAACCTGGCGATTGCAGGTGCCATCGATCCGGGCCTTCAGTTGACCCTCTCCACCAATTCGCCGTTGATTGCGGTGCAGTTGATGAAACTGCCCCGTGCCGAAGTCATCCTCCTGGGGGGGCGCTTGAACCCAATCGCCGGTGGTGTGATCGGGCTGACGGCGGTGGAGCAATTGCGCCAGTTCAGTTATGACGTTTGTTTTCTGGGGGCCTGCGCCATCGATCCAGACAATGGGGTCACGGCATTCGGCCTGGAGGACGCAGAGTTCAAGCGCGCAGTGGTGGCGGCAAGTGGGCAAGTGATTACAGCGGTGACCAACGAAAAGCTGTCCAGCGTTGCTCATTATCAGGTGGTTTCTTGTGAGGAGGTCGCCGCCCTGGTGGTGGAGCACGATGCGCCACGTGAGCGGCTGGAGCCCTTCTACGACCGGGTGACCAACGTCGTGACGAGTGTCCGTGAGCAACTGCGTAGTTGA
- a CDS encoding aldo/keto reductase has translation MQKNRLGSSDLLISPIGLGTWAIAGTGWEYSWGAQDDEDSLGALEYAVECGVNWIDTAAIYGLGHAEHLVGQLLRRLPASQRPLVFTKGSLVWDPVTKAISHSLAPQSLLAEVEASLRRLQVETLDLYQIHWPAFPADGSSEGLEQALSALATAREQGKIRAIGVSNFDVAQLKRALAVTEIVSLQPPYSVLMRDIEEDVLPFCEHTGMGVLAYSTLQSGLLSGSMTRQRIAQLPDDDWRKARSADFQEPRLSANLALVEVLAGIGERHGVSAAAVAIAWVLRKPVVTGAIVGARCRGQVDGLIAGAQLRLSAEEIEEIRPFLPLGMGTNVPRSA, from the coding sequence ATGCAAAAGAATCGTCTTGGATCATCGGACTTGCTGATTTCGCCCATTGGCCTGGGAACCTGGGCCATTGCTGGCACCGGCTGGGAATACAGCTGGGGTGCGCAGGACGACGAGGACAGCCTCGGTGCTCTTGAGTATGCCGTTGAATGCGGGGTGAACTGGATCGATACGGCGGCGATTTATGGTTTGGGCCATGCCGAGCATTTGGTCGGGCAGCTGTTGCGGAGGCTGCCGGCTTCGCAGCGCCCATTGGTGTTCACCAAGGGCAGCCTGGTCTGGGACCCGGTCACCAAGGCGATCTCACACTCGCTGGCGCCGCAATCATTGCTCGCCGAGGTCGAGGCAAGCTTGCGCCGACTGCAAGTCGAAACCCTCGACCTTTATCAGATCCACTGGCCGGCCTTTCCTGCCGACGGCAGCAGTGAAGGGCTCGAGCAGGCGCTTTCGGCGTTGGCCACCGCCCGCGAACAGGGGAAAATTCGCGCCATCGGTGTCTCCAATTTCGATGTCGCGCAACTTAAGCGGGCCCTGGCGGTGACCGAGATCGTTTCACTTCAGCCGCCATATTCCGTCTTGATGCGGGACATCGAGGAAGATGTCCTGCCATTTTGCGAGCACACGGGAATGGGGGTCTTGGCCTATTCCACCCTTCAATCGGGGCTGCTTTCCGGCAGCATGACGCGCCAACGCATCGCCCAATTGCCCGACGACGATTGGCGCAAGGCGCGAAGCGCGGACTTCCAGGAGCCTCGCTTGAGCGCGAACTTGGCGCTGGTCGAGGTCTTGGCCGGTATCGGCGAACGGCACGGGGTCAGTGCGGCGGCAGTCGCCATCGCCTGGGTGCTGCGTAAGCCGGTGGTGACCGGTGCCATCGTCGGAGCCCGTTGCCGCGGGCAGGTCGATGGGCTGATTGCCGGCGCGCAACTGCGCCTCAGCGCCGAAGAGATCGAAGAAATTCGACCCTTCCTGCCATTGGGCATGGGCACGAATGTCCCACGGAGCGCTTGA
- a CDS encoding LysR family transcriptional regulator, whose amino-acid sequence MSQHPDLSELDAFAAVARHRSFRKAADERGVSASALSHAMRALEARLGVRLLNRTTRSVTPTEAGHQLLATLAPTLQQVAEALTQLTSLQDVPAGKLRLNVARPAARAVFAKVLAPFVARYPRIQLDLVSDDGLTDIVNGGFDAGVRFGESLAGDMIAVPVGPPQSFVTVAAPTYLAAKGIAQAPRDLLDHACIARRFPSGKLYAWEYQAEGQPIRLSVTGPLILEDDALMIQAAKDGAGIAYVYEELVRDDLRNGHLTELLAQWKAPPSRFFLYYPSRRHVPPALKALIEFIRADDWLT is encoded by the coding sequence ATGAGTCAGCACCCCGATCTTTCCGAACTGGATGCCTTTGCCGCCGTCGCTCGCCATCGCAGCTTTCGCAAGGCCGCCGACGAGCGTGGCGTTTCGGCCTCGGCATTGAGCCACGCCATGCGAGCCCTGGAAGCACGTCTGGGTGTCAGGCTGCTCAACCGCACCACGCGCAGCGTTACCCCGACCGAGGCCGGCCACCAGCTATTGGCAACGCTGGCCCCTACCCTGCAGCAGGTCGCCGAAGCCTTGACCCAATTGACCTCGCTGCAAGACGTGCCTGCGGGCAAGCTTCGCCTCAACGTGGCGCGTCCGGCGGCGCGTGCGGTATTTGCGAAGGTGCTCGCGCCGTTCGTGGCCAGGTATCCCCGCATTCAACTGGACCTGGTCAGCGATGATGGCTTGACCGATATCGTCAACGGTGGCTTTGACGCCGGCGTGCGCTTTGGCGAAAGCCTGGCCGGCGACATGATCGCCGTCCCTGTCGGTCCCCCTCAATCGTTCGTGACCGTAGCCGCGCCAACCTACCTGGCCGCGAAGGGGATCGCCCAGGCTCCACGGGACTTGCTCGACCATGCCTGCATCGCCCGGCGTTTTCCCAGCGGCAAACTCTACGCTTGGGAGTATCAGGCAGAGGGGCAACCGATCCGGTTGTCCGTCACCGGCCCGCTCATTCTTGAAGACGATGCGCTGATGATCCAGGCGGCGAAAGATGGCGCCGGGATCGCCTACGTCTACGAGGAGCTGGTACGCGACGACCTCCGCAATGGGCATCTCACGGAACTGCTCGCGCAATGGAAAGCGCCGCCAAGCCGTTTTTTTCTCTATTACCCCAGCCGACGCCATGTGCCGCCGGCCCTGAAAGCGCTCATCGAGTTCATCCGGGCGGACGATTGGCTAACCTGA
- a CDS encoding glutathione S-transferase family protein — MNALTLISHPLCPFVQRAAIVLLEKGNQFDRINVDLSAKPDWFLAISPTGKVPVLKVRQDNAQDAILFESMVICEYLDETQGGAPMYPIDALARARNRAWIEFASQTQAEAWQFLHARDSATADAKRTAFRERLGKLESEIGVGPFFDGSVFGMVDAVYAPLFRYFESIDATVARQIFDGLPRISAWREALEARSSVRDAVVEDFADRFQTHLRQQGALIAAA, encoded by the coding sequence ATGAACGCTCTTACGTTAATAAGCCACCCACTATGCCCATTCGTACAGCGCGCCGCGATTGTGCTTCTTGAAAAGGGCAACCAATTCGATCGGATAAATGTCGATCTATCAGCCAAGCCAGACTGGTTCCTGGCAATTTCGCCAACCGGCAAGGTCCCGGTGCTCAAGGTGCGCCAGGACAATGCGCAAGACGCGATCCTATTCGAAAGCATGGTCATCTGCGAGTACCTCGACGAAACCCAAGGCGGCGCGCCGATGTACCCGATTGATGCGTTAGCTCGCGCACGGAATCGCGCGTGGATCGAGTTCGCGTCGCAGACGCAAGCTGAAGCCTGGCAGTTTCTCCACGCTCGTGACTCTGCGACCGCAGATGCCAAGCGCACCGCATTTCGCGAACGGCTCGGCAAACTGGAGTCAGAAATAGGCGTGGGGCCGTTCTTCGATGGCTCGGTCTTTGGAATGGTTGATGCGGTTTATGCTCCGCTTTTCCGTTACTTCGAGAGTATCGACGCAACTGTCGCACGCCAGATTTTCGACGGCCTTCCGCGCATTTCGGCTTGGCGTGAAGCGCTTGAGGCGCGCTCCAGCGTAAGGGATGCCGTTGTCGAAGACTTTGCTGATCGATTCCAAACGCATCTGCGCCAACAAGGCGCGCTGATCGCTGCCGCTTAG
- a CDS encoding SDR family oxidoreductase, with product MSRLQGKRTLITGGTSGIGLETAKQFLAEGARVIVTGVNPDSIAKAQAELGPEVPVLRADSASVAEQKELAQVIKEHYGQLDVAFLNAGVSVWQPIEEWTEEMFDRSFDINVKGPYFLMQALLPVFANPASVVLTTSVSAHAGADRSSVYAATKAALLNMSKTLSTELLGRGIRVNAVSPGPVETPLYDKLGIPEAYREQLNKEIAATIPLGRFGTSDEVAKAVLYLASDESRWTVGSEIVLDGGRLLNG from the coding sequence ATGTCGCGCTTGCAAGGTAAACGTACGCTCATCACTGGCGGCACCAGTGGCATCGGGCTGGAAACGGCAAAGCAGTTCCTCGCGGAGGGGGCTCGCGTGATCGTAACGGGTGTCAACCCCGATTCGATTGCAAAGGCCCAGGCCGAATTGGGCCCGGAAGTGCCGGTGCTGCGCGCCGACTCGGCCAGCGTTGCAGAACAAAAGGAGTTGGCCCAAGTCATCAAGGAACACTACGGCCAACTCGACGTTGCCTTCCTCAATGCCGGCGTATCCGTCTGGCAGCCCATTGAGGAATGGACGGAAGAGATGTTCGACCGTTCTTTCGACATCAACGTCAAAGGGCCGTACTTCCTGATGCAGGCGCTGTTGCCGGTCTTCGCAAATCCTGCTTCCGTCGTGTTGACCACTTCCGTAAGCGCGCATGCGGGCGCAGATCGCTCGTCCGTGTATGCCGCAACGAAGGCCGCATTGCTGAACATGTCGAAGACGCTCTCGACCGAATTGCTGGGCCGTGGCATCCGGGTCAACGCAGTGAGCCCTGGCCCCGTCGAGACGCCGCTTTACGACAAGCTCGGTATTCCGGAAGCTTATCGCGAGCAGCTTAACAAAGAGATTGCGGCAACCATTCCGCTTGGGCGCTTCGGTACCTCCGACGAGGTGGCCAAAGCAGTGCTGTATCTGGCATCCGACGAGTCGCGCTGGACGGTCGGCTCTGAAATCGTCCTTGACGGCGGCCGCCTGCTGAATGGCTAA
- a CDS encoding LysR family transcriptional regulator has product MDRFLLMTCFARAVETGSFSAAGRDLGLGQPNVSRYVAALEDHLQTRLLHRSTRKLSLTPEGERYYADIRRILDAVDESESSFRNNVEPSGLLRVACPTALAHAFVLPHVPAFLERYPQLNLDLQLNDRYVDLVNEGTELAIRIGHLEDSALRARPLGWYDRVFVASKEYLAKRGVPQTPDDLRAHDCIIYTLLSSGATWRFRDADIPIGGRLRVNSPDAVSAAVAAGLGVAHGPAWLFESGLNSGKLQFILTNHAAPPVPVQMVYVANRLLPTRAIVFMDFMADVFSRIPALNGGSPLPTL; this is encoded by the coding sequence GTGGACCGATTTCTTTTGATGACATGCTTCGCGCGTGCTGTAGAAACTGGGAGCTTTTCGGCGGCAGGGCGCGATCTAGGGTTGGGACAACCCAATGTAAGCCGCTATGTAGCGGCTCTGGAGGACCATTTGCAGACGCGCTTGCTCCACCGGTCTACGCGCAAGCTATCCTTGACGCCGGAGGGCGAACGCTACTATGCGGACATCCGGCGCATCCTGGATGCGGTGGATGAATCCGAATCGTCCTTCAGGAACAACGTCGAGCCATCGGGACTCTTGCGCGTAGCCTGTCCGACAGCGCTCGCACACGCGTTTGTGCTGCCGCATGTGCCGGCCTTTTTGGAGCGCTACCCTCAATTGAACCTGGATCTGCAACTCAACGATCGATACGTAGACCTGGTCAATGAAGGCACCGAACTCGCCATTCGCATAGGACACCTGGAGGACAGCGCCCTGCGCGCCCGGCCTCTTGGGTGGTACGACCGGGTCTTCGTCGCCAGCAAGGAGTACTTGGCCAAACGTGGAGTACCGCAGACCCCGGATGATCTACGCGCCCACGATTGCATCATCTACACCTTGCTGTCGTCCGGGGCGACCTGGCGATTCCGGGACGCGGACATTCCGATTGGCGGTAGGCTCAGGGTCAACTCGCCCGACGCTGTGAGTGCGGCAGTCGCGGCAGGCCTGGGCGTGGCGCATGGACCTGCGTGGCTGTTTGAGAGCGGGCTGAACAGCGGGAAATTACAGTTCATTCTCACCAACCATGCGGCTCCCCCTGTCCCCGTGCAGATGGTTTATGTCGCCAATAGACTGCTCCCCACGCGGGCTATCGTGTTCATGGATTTTATGGCTGACGTGTTTTCAAGGATTCCAGCCTTGAACGGCGGCTCCCCTTTGCCGACGTTATAA
- a CDS encoding thiol-disulfide oxidoreductase DCC family protein gives MPISQTRPSPAPLLEPGETVVLFDGVCKLCNGWAKFLIRHDHARCVRLASVQSPEGQALLAWAGLPLHQFDTMAVVRDQHYWVRSDAIFEVVALLPGAWRPVKLLRYVPRRLRDWAYDRIALNRYQLFGKYDVCLLPNADHERRFLKIPTPGTYPAERIDI, from the coding sequence ATGCCCATCTCCCAAACACGCCCCTCTCCCGCACCCTTGCTCGAGCCAGGCGAGACAGTGGTCCTGTTCGACGGCGTTTGTAAACTGTGCAATGGCTGGGCGAAATTCCTGATCCGCCATGACCACGCCCGATGCGTGCGGTTGGCCTCCGTACAGTCGCCAGAAGGACAAGCCTTGCTTGCCTGGGCGGGCCTGCCCCTGCATCAATTCGATACCATGGCCGTGGTTCGCGATCAGCATTACTGGGTGCGTTCGGATGCGATTTTTGAAGTCGTAGCCCTATTGCCCGGGGCCTGGCGCCCGGTGAAACTGCTGCGCTACGTCCCCCGCAGGCTGCGGGACTGGGCCTACGATCGCATTGCCCTGAATCGATACCAACTGTTTGGCAAATACGACGTGTGCCTTTTGCCGAACGCGGATCATGAGCGGCGTTTTTTGAAGATTCCCACGCCTGGGACCTACCCGGCGGAACGGATCGATATTTAG
- a CDS encoding XylR family transcriptional regulator, producing the protein MKTVPPVHRIALLFNGSKIYDRGIISGIGNYLSSTRASWDLFLEEDFLCRLKGIERWQGDGIIADFDDPLIGEALAGIKLPVVAVGGSYQDERAYPKGIPYVATDNDALMTLAYEHLIEAGLTRFACFSLPEAQANRWAQEREKAFLRLVQRDGLHAEVYRGMGTSAPLWDSAVEQQIAWLQSLPKPIGIIAVSDARARQLLQACLTAGIAVPEEVALIGIDNDPLTRSLTRVPLSSVIQGTETMGRTAARLLHQMLHGMPSTGTQILIPPDAINVQVSSLHQPLGNPYVMQALLFIRQYACQGIKTAQVAAYVGVSRSSLESHFRKERGCSVHDEILRFKLAAAANGLENTHSPIADIAQNCGFKSAQYLHTVFRREFGCTPREYQQGANAATH; encoded by the coding sequence ATGAAAACCGTCCCGCCCGTTCACCGCATCGCACTGTTGTTCAATGGCAGCAAGATCTACGACCGCGGCATCATCAGCGGCATCGGCAACTACCTGAGCAGCACCCGTGCGTCCTGGGACTTGTTCCTCGAGGAGGATTTCCTCTGTCGCTTGAAAGGCATCGAGCGCTGGCAGGGCGACGGAATCATCGCCGACTTCGACGACCCGCTGATTGGCGAGGCACTGGCCGGAATCAAGCTGCCGGTGGTGGCGGTGGGCGGTTCCTATCAGGATGAGCGCGCCTATCCGAAAGGCATCCCCTATGTCGCCACCGACAATGATGCGTTGATGACGTTGGCCTACGAGCACCTGATCGAGGCCGGGCTGACGCGTTTTGCCTGTTTCAGCCTGCCTGAAGCACAAGCCAATCGCTGGGCCCAGGAACGGGAAAAAGCCTTTCTCCGGCTGGTGCAGCGCGATGGCCTGCACGCCGAGGTCTATCGCGGCATGGGCACCAGCGCACCGCTGTGGGATAGCGCCGTCGAACAGCAGATCGCCTGGCTGCAAAGCCTGCCCAAACCCATCGGCATCATCGCCGTCAGCGACGCCCGCGCCCGGCAGTTGCTGCAAGCCTGCCTGACCGCCGGAATCGCCGTACCGGAGGAAGTGGCATTGATCGGCATCGACAACGACCCCCTGACCCGCAGCCTGACAAGGGTGCCGCTGAGCTCGGTGATCCAGGGCACCGAAACCATGGGCCGCACCGCCGCACGCCTGCTCCATCAAATGCTGCACGGCATGCCGTCCACGGGCACACAGATTCTGATACCGCCGGATGCGATCAATGTGCAGGTGTCGAGCCTGCATCAACCGTTGGGCAACCCTTATGTCATGCAGGCACTGCTCTTCATCCGCCAATACGCCTGCCAGGGCATCAAGACGGCCCAGGTGGCGGCCTATGTGGGCGTGTCGCGCTCATCGCTGGAATCGCACTTTCGCAAGGAGCGGGGATGCAGCGTGCACGACGAGATCCTGCGCTTCAAACTGGCCGCCGCCGCCAATGGCCTGGAAAACACCCACTCGCCGATTGCCGACATCGCCCAGAACTGCGGCTTCAAATCGGCGCAGTACCTGCACACCGTGTTTCGCCGCGAGTTCGGCTGCACCCCTCGGGAGTATCAGCAGGGGGCCAATGCAGCAACTCACTGA
- the xylA gene encoding xylose isomerase, with translation MSYFPAVDKIRYEGAASDSPLAFRHYDANKLVLGKPMREHLRMAVCYWHTFVWPGSDVFGAGTFKRPWQHAGDPMEMAIGKAEAAFEFFSKLGIDYYCFHDTDVAPEGTSLKEYREHFAQMVDHLERHQEQTGIKLLWGTANCFSNPRFAAGAASNPDPEVFACAAAQVFSAMNATQRLKGSNYVLWGGREGYETLLNTDLKREREQLGRFMRMVVEHKHKIGFKGDLLIEPKPQEPTKHQYDYDSATVFGFLQQFGLENEIKVNIEANHATLAGHSFHHEIATAVSLGIFGSIDANRGDPQNGWDTDQFPNSVEEMTLATYEILKAGGFTNGGFNFDSKVRRQSVDELDLFHGHVAAMDVLALALERAAAMVQNDQLQQFKDQRYAGWQQPFGQAVLAGEFSLASLAEHAFTNELNPQAVSGRQEMLENVVNRFIYP, from the coding sequence ATGTCGTACTTCCCCGCTGTCGACAAGATTCGCTACGAAGGCGCCGCCAGCGACTCGCCGCTTGCCTTCCGTCACTACGACGCCAACAAACTGGTGCTCGGTAAACCCATGCGCGAGCACCTGCGCATGGCGGTCTGCTACTGGCATACCTTCGTCTGGCCGGGGTCGGATGTGTTCGGTGCCGGTACCTTCAAGCGCCCGTGGCAGCACGCTGGGGATCCCATGGAAATGGCCATCGGCAAGGCCGAAGCGGCCTTCGAGTTCTTCTCCAAGCTGGGCATCGACTACTACTGCTTCCACGACACCGATGTCGCCCCCGAAGGCACTTCGCTCAAAGAGTACCGCGAACACTTCGCCCAGATGGTCGACCACCTGGAGCGCCATCAGGAACAAACCGGGATCAAGCTGCTGTGGGGCACCGCCAACTGCTTCAGCAACCCACGTTTTGCCGCAGGTGCCGCCAGCAACCCGGACCCGGAAGTCTTCGCCTGCGCCGCCGCCCAGGTGTTCAGCGCCATGAACGCGACCCAACGCCTGAAGGGCTCCAATTACGTGCTGTGGGGCGGTCGAGAAGGTTACGAAACCCTGCTCAATACCGACTTGAAACGCGAGCGCGAGCAACTGGGCCGTTTCATGCGCATGGTGGTCGAGCACAAGCACAAGATCGGCTTCAAGGGCGACCTGCTGATCGAGCCCAAGCCCCAGGAACCGACCAAGCACCAGTACGATTACGACAGCGCCACGGTGTTCGGCTTCCTGCAACAGTTCGGCCTGGAAAACGAGATCAAGGTCAACATCGAAGCCAACCACGCGACCCTGGCCGGGCATAGCTTTCATCATGAGATCGCCACGGCCGTCTCGTTGGGGATCTTCGGCAGCATCGACGCCAACCGGGGCGACCCGCAGAACGGTTGGGACACCGACCAGTTCCCCAACAGCGTCGAAGAGATGACCCTGGCCACCTACGAGATTCTCAAGGCGGGCGGTTTCACCAACGGCGGGTTCAACTTCGATTCCAAAGTGCGGCGCCAGAGCGTGGACGAACTCGATCTGTTCCACGGTCATGTGGCGGCCATGGACGTCCTGGCCCTGGCCCTGGAACGCGCGGCAGCCATGGTCCAGAACGACCAGCTCCAGCAGTTCAAGGACCAACGCTACGCCGGTTGGCAGCAGCCGTTCGGCCAAGCAGTCTTGGCCGGTGAATTCAGCCTCGCCTCACTGGCCGAACATGCCTTCACCAACGAGCTGAATCCCCAAGCCGTCAGCGGTCGACAGGAGATGCTCGAGAACGTGGTCAACCGGTTTATCTATCCTTGA
- the xylF gene encoding D-xylose ABC transporter substrate-binding protein, translating into MKTFKRTLLAGALALLSLPVMADAAHPKIGFSIDDLRLERWSRDRDYFVAAAEKLDAKVFVQSADANEQKQISQIENLISRGVDVIVIVPFNATVLTNAVAEAKKAGIKVVSYDRLILNADIDAYISFDNEKVGEMQASGVLKAAPKGNYFLLGGAPTDNNAKVLREGQMKVLQPAIDKGDIKIVGQQWVKEWNPTEALSIVENALTRNNNKIDGIVASNDATAGGAIQALAAQKMAGKVPISGQDADLAAVKRVIDGTQTMTVYKPLKLIASEAAKLSVQLARNEKPTFSSQYDNGSKKVDTILLTPTPLTKDNIDLLEKDGFYTKAQIAGQ; encoded by the coding sequence ATGAAAACATTCAAACGCACGTTACTCGCTGGCGCCCTCGCCCTGCTCTCGCTGCCGGTCATGGCCGATGCGGCCCATCCGAAAATCGGTTTTTCCATCGATGACCTGCGCCTGGAACGCTGGTCGCGGGACCGTGACTACTTCGTCGCGGCGGCGGAAAAACTCGACGCCAAGGTCTTCGTCCAGTCGGCGGATGCCAACGAGCAGAAGCAGATTTCGCAGATCGAAAACCTGATTTCCCGCGGCGTCGATGTGATCGTCATCGTGCCGTTCAACGCCACCGTGCTGACCAACGCCGTCGCCGAAGCCAAGAAGGCCGGGATCAAGGTCGTGTCTTATGACCGACTGATCCTCAACGCCGACATCGACGCCTACATTTCCTTCGATAACGAAAAGGTCGGCGAGATGCAGGCCAGCGGTGTGCTCAAGGCCGCGCCGAAGGGCAATTACTTCCTGCTCGGTGGCGCGCCCACGGACAACAACGCCAAGGTCCTGCGCGAAGGCCAGATGAAGGTGCTGCAACCGGCCATCGACAAGGGGGATATCAAGATCGTCGGCCAGCAGTGGGTGAAGGAATGGAACCCCACCGAAGCCTTGAGCATCGTGGAAAACGCCCTGACCCGGAACAACAACAAGATCGATGGCATCGTCGCCTCCAACGACGCCACCGCCGGCGGTGCGATCCAGGCCCTGGCCGCCCAGAAAATGGCCGGCAAGGTGCCGATCTCGGGCCAGGACGCCGACCTCGCAGCGGTCAAGCGCGTGATCGATGGCACCCAGACCATGACCGTCTACAAGCCGCTGAAGCTGATCGCCTCCGAAGCCGCCAAGCTCTCGGTGCAACTGGCGCGCAACGAGAAGCCGACCTTCAGCTCGCAATACGACAATGGCAGCAAGAAAGTCGACACCATCCTGCTCACCCCTACACCGTTGACCAAGGACAACATCGACCTGCTGGAAAAGGACGGGTTCTACACCAAGGCGCAGATCGCCGGGCAGTGA